Proteins encoded by one window of Nicotiana tabacum cultivar K326 chromosome 10, ASM71507v2, whole genome shotgun sequence:
- the LOC107763630 gene encoding uncharacterized protein LOC107763630 isoform X1 — protein MESSNSNAENSTFSGTLNASANSTPANMPIDGSIQSHIEEVQVELGQSGRASAEFVSNQEDVNHSSHAEFCLVCQRVMSGSSTLNSLLEHTHELLSANAGGGERTADVVDSSTQTMIPESEGELEEEEGENDGQDPTIDNELLMELELYEHMRNVIAALRHTTFPVYIKLHKYDSSTCLESEEQCCICLDEYWHGEELAKIDCGHVYHINCIKDWIKIENSCPICRRLAMIP, from the exons ATGGAGAGCTCCAACTCTAATGCTGAAAACTCGACCTTCAGTGGAACTCTTAATGCTAGTGCTAATTCAACTCCTGCTAATATGCCAATAGATGGCAGTATCCAGTCCCATATCGAGGAAGTGCAGGTCGAACTCGGACAGAGTGGTCGAGCATCAGCTGAATTCGTGTCTAACCAGGAGGATGTAAACCATTCTTCTCATGCTGAATTTTGCTTAGTATGTCAAAGAGTGATGTCTGGGAGCTCGACATTGAATTCCTTGCTTGAACATACTCATGAGCTCCTTTCTGCTAATGCTGGTGGTGGAGAGAGAACGGCAGATGTGGTCGATTCATCTACACAAACCATGATTCCA GAAAGTGAAGGTGAACTGGAAGAAGAGGAAGGTGAAAATGATGGGCAGGATCCTACTATTGACAATGAG CTCTTAATGGAATTGGAACTCTACGAGCATATGAGAAATGTTATTGCTGCATTGAGGCACACAACTTTTCCGGTATACATTAAGCTGCATAAGTACGACTCGTCAACATGTCTTGAGAGCGAGGAACAGTGCTGCATATGCTTG GATGAGTATTGGCACGGGGAAGAACTTGCAAAAATTGATTGTGGCCACGTATACCATATTAATTGCATCAAAGACTGGATCAAGATCGAGAACTCTTGCCCCATTTGCAGGAGGCTCGCTATGATACCTTGA